The DNA sequence AGATTAAGGCGACTATCCAAGGTCAAGCTACGGTGGTGATGGCACTTACCGCTCATGCCTTTCAGGACGATCGAGAACAGGTTTTAGCGGCTGGATGTGATGATTTTATTAGCAAACCCTTTCAGGGAGATATGCTATTAGAGAAAATTGCTCATCATTTAGGCGTTCGGTATCTGTATGAAACCTGTTCCCTAGAGTCAACGGTTGAACCCATGGACACTAAACTGACTTCACCGACGATCGCCTCAATTGGGGATTTACCGTGGCCAACCTTATCATCGGAGAGCTTATGGGCCCTTCATCAACATGCGATTGAAGCCGATCATGAATCTATTCTCGATCTCACCAGTGAAATTCAAGATGTACAAATTTCCCAGTGGTTAATGACACGGGTCAATAACTTTGAGTTTGAACGGATTTGTGAGGCGATCGCTCCCTTTCTCACCTCTAAATAATACCTTCGCCAAAATTAATCTTATTTTAGCTGGGTCTGTTTCTTACGGCGATCGTCCAGAGACACCACCTGCGCTTGACGACTCTCTCTAGCCACTCGTACCAATAACCCCGCAGATAACAGACTGGCAATCATCGAATTTCCCCCATAACTAAACATTGGTAAGGGTAAACCAGTGGTGGGTAAGGCTCCAGTCGCCACTCCAATATTAATCAAGGATTGTCCCACTAGCAGAAAAGTCGCACCGATCGCAATTAAACGATGAAACTTATCCGTACATTTGAGCGCCACCACCAACCCTAGGGTGGCATACACCCCTAGCATCAGTAACAACAGCAGACTGCCGACAAAGCCAAATTCCTCAGCATAGACTGCAAAAATAAAATCCGTGTACTGAATGGGTAAATAGAACCATTTTTGTTGAGAGAGTCCTAACCCACTTCCCCAAAACCCTCCTGAGCCGATCGCCATCAAACTTTGAGTTAATTGATAACCATTCTCCATCGGATCGGCCCAAGGATCTAAAAACGTCATAATCCGCTGCCGTTGATACTCATTCATGCTCAAGCTCAACATCCCCAAACCCAATCCTACTCCCCCAGTTGTCAGCAAGGAGCGATAGGGTAAACCCGAAGCCACGGCGATCGCAAACAACGTCATCCCACAAAACGTCGCCGTACTCAGATTCGGTTGCAGTAAAATCCCCACCAACACAGCCCCAAAAATTGCCAACCATCGCCAGCGAATCGCCGGTTTCAACGACGGCCATAAACCAAACACTTGCGCCCCTTGCAGAACCAAAAATGGCTTAATTAACTCCGATGGTTGTATCGGAAACGCCCCCACAGACAACCAACGAGTGGCCCCATTAATCGTTATTCCCAATCCAGGAATAACCGTCACCCCAATCAATCCCAGAAACAGCAGTAGAAACCATTGGGCAACTCTCATCAACGATTTCAACGGCGTATGAACCATGAAATTAAACCCCACACAGCCCAAAACCGCCCAAGCCATCTGCCGCTTTACATAATAAAACCCATCCCCATAGTAGCTATTCGCCAGAGGATAGGATGCAGAAAACAGAATCACCAACCCAACCGATAACCAAAGGAATGTTAACCACCGCAATAGTCTGGCTTCTATTGCCCATTCCTTCACCGAGGGGTCAATCAAAAGAATTAACTGTTGGAACTTCAAGGACTGTTTTTATAGCGCTTCGTGTTGGGGAACAGAGAACCGGGAAGAGGGAATAGCTTGGGAGTACAGGCACAAATGAAAATTAGACCCGACTCCACAGGTAGAGGAAGCTACTGTATCCACCCAATTCTCCCTGGACTCTAACAAACAACAAAGCAAAAGTAAAGCTTTAACCCTTACTTTTGCTTTGTTAGAAAACTCTTGTGCAGGTTTTGTCAACAGGGAAAACCCTCATCCGGAGCGCAACTGATACAGAATTTAGATCAAACCAGCGTTGGTTCCCACTTTACCCGTAGCTAACTCCACTTTGAGGATTTTGCCACCCATTTTCATAATTCGCTGTTGTTCACGAAACCAATTATCATAAGGAACCAACTTCGTGAAGTAGGTATTTTGGAGTTCTCGTTGCGTCCGAATTCTGCTTAAACTGGGCACACAAGCCGTTACCTTAAACATCCGCATGGGCTAATCTCTCCTAATTGTGATTCAAAAATACAGAAAAAATGGTATTAAAACCTTTTTACTTTACCCTCCAAAGTCTGGGAGTCAAGAGCCAATTCTAGACCATTGCGATCGGCTGGCTATAATCACCGAGACAAACCCTTTCCATAGATTAGGCTTGTAACGGTCTAGGACTTACCCTAGACTTCCCAGACTCCACGTCTGAAGGGAGTTGATAAAGTACCACCTTCAGTTGAAGCACTTAGCCTAGCTTAAGCCAGAGCAGATGTAATCGAAGTAAACGCCCATTTCTTTACCAGCGTCAACACCAACTAAGCTAGCCGTAACATCTTTCATAGATTGGATAGCTTGAACTGTGGAACCAATGGGAACACCCAAGGAGTTGTAGGTTTCTTTCAAACCATTGAGAACCCGCTCATCTAAGATAGAAGGATCTCCAGCCAACATTGCATAGGTGGCATAACGCAGGTAGTAATCCAAATCACGGATACAAGCAGCGTAGCGACGGGTGGTGTACATATTACCACCAGGACGAGTGGTATCAGAGTACAGCAGAGACTTAGCAACTGCTTCTTTTACAATGGTAGAAGCATTAGCACTAATTGCCGTAGCTGCACGAACCCGCAGCTCACCTGTTTGGAAGTAGCCTTTGAGCTTGTCTAGAGCGGAAGTATCAAGGTACTTACCTTGAACGTCAGAAGAATTGATAACAGCAGTAATTGCGTCTTGCATGGTTGTGTTCTTGATGAAGTTACTTAAAATGGTCAGTTGTAGTTAATGCTCAAAACCTGAGCCTTGGCTAAAACTTGGGTGAAGTCTAGGTCAGACCACCTTTGACATAATCGAAGTAAGAACCGGCTTCATTTGCATCTTCACCTGACATCAGGGAAGTTGCGACAGCTTTCATGCAACTAACACTTTCAGCCACTGCATCTATGGAAGTGCCCAGAGATTTGTACATCTCTTTTGCACCAACCAAACCGATTTCTTCGATGGGGGTGACATCACCAGCCACGATTCCATAGGTAATTAGACGCAGGTAGTAGTCCATGTCCCGCAGGCAGGTTGCGGTCATTTCATCGCCATAAGCATTTCCACCAGGAGAAACCACATCCGGGCGTTTTTGGAAGAGTTGGTCACCAGCTTCCTTAACAATGCGCTCGCGGGAGTCAGTGAGGATTTGGGCAATCCGTAAACGTTGCTCACCAGATGTTACAAAAGCTTTGATCCGATCCAGTTCGCCTGGGCTGAGATAACGAGCTTCAGCATCAGCATTCACGATGGACTTCGTGACGATACTCATGTTGTGGAGTCCTCCAAAATAGAAATTGTCACCAATTGGGTCTTATATAGATGGCTTGCGCCAAAGGGTCTGAGTCTAATTGTGTTGCAACTTCGGTTATGAACTTGCTTTTTTTAAGAGACCTTGGCATAGCTCAAGGAAATTAGCTTAAAAACACAGAGTTTGACTCAGCGATCGCCGGACATTAACCTCTGATATAGCTCATTGGTTTTATATCCGTCCGAACTCATTGTCAGGCATGGAGTTCACATCCTAAATCACTTCTTAATATTTTTTAACATTTACCCTCATTTTGACCCCTTCTCTAATCTGGTTAGCATAGGTATTTAAGACCATTCAACTATGCTTCGATCGGTTGTTACAAAGCTTCACGATTTTTCCCATAAACCATAAAGTCCATCAGGGATTGAGCCTTAACTCTTCCCCAATGGACACCCCTCTCACCCTCTAAGGGATGGAGTTCAAATTTCAACCTTGATGGTCGTTAGACCGGTTCAAAGCTAGGAATCACAATCTCCTTACTTTGCTTCGTCAACTGGTTATAAAGTTTCTCCGTATTCGGGAAGTTAGCCGCAGGAAGCGTATTGTACCGACAATAGGGAACCACATCTTCACCAAAGGCTTGTAGATATTCCATACTATTAACCATTGCCCCAATAAAGGCACGAATACCCTCACTAGACAAAATCTGGTTATACTTACGAATCTCCGCTTGATCTAAAGGCGCACGACCTAAGAAATGTTTGGTTCCCAGCTCAATCACCTTCGTATTCGGGAAAGGCGTATAGAACTCCTTGATATACAGATCAGAACAACCTAACCCTTCAATAAACTCCTTGACCGTGATCTCACCATTACCCAAACGACTCTCTAAACTAGAGAACTCATTGCTGACCACAAACGGTGCTACATCGCGCTCAAAGACTTGACGATAAGCGGCACCAATCAAGATCTTCACGGCTGGAACATCTGTCAAATTAGTCAACTTAAAGACCTTACGTTGTTCCCGTTGTTTGCGAACCCCTTGAGTAATCCGCTCTTGTACTTCGATTTCACCTCGTGGTGAAGTGACCGCGCCTAGTTCAATAAAGCGTGGAGTCTCTTCTGGTTTAACCAGTTGACCCATATCTTCACGCAGGGTACCTACCCGCATCGAGCGTAAGGACAACCCGGCTGGAGTCAAATACCGCTCATAAGGAACGGTATCTTCTCCGAAGGACTCAGCATACTCAACGGAATCAATAATTGCATCTACCAGAGCATAAAAACCCTTCTTAGAACACAAATCAAAATACTGATTCATTTCCGGACGGCCATAGGTCGGACGACCCAACAACCGACGGTGGATATACTCAATCGCCTTCACCACATACAGAGAACTCCAGTACAGATTACGGAAAACATCTGACTTAGCCAGCGCTTTTATAAATTCCCGAACTGTAATCTCTCCATTTTCCAGGCGAGTCTCCATCGCCTTCAGGCGTTGACCGTCATAAACATCCCGGCCAAAGACCTGTAAATAACAGGCGCGAATTACCGCTTGAGTGGAAGTTTCCGAGAACTTGATATTAGTTCCCGCTTTTTTACTCACCGTTGCCGGGACTTGATCCAACTTAAAGACCTTCGCCCCTAAACTACCGGGTGCTTTACCCCGTGCTCCTGGAGCTGAAATCTGACTCTCAATCCCTGCGCCTCGATGAATCAACAAACGGCGCGTATCCTTACCAAAGGGTGCAGGACTATTACTGGGATTGCGGGTTTCTTTCGGGAAAATCGCTCCAAACTGAATTTCCAGAGGATCATTCCCAGAACCATACACATGCTGATCCGGTAAGGGACCGTTGTAGGCCGCAAAGGTGGTAATAAATTGGGGTACTTTGCGGAAGGGGGCACTGTACTTAAACAGATCCTGTTGGGGCCCCCAGTTGCGGCACTCTTGGGCTTCTTGTCCTAAACCGCGCAAGTAAGGAACCGTCTCTTCTGCGAAGTAATCGGCGTATTCTTGGGAATCGACTAAAGCACCCACTAAAGTAGGGAGTCCCCCATCAGAAACAATGGAGAAATACTTTTGGAACTCTTCGCGACTCGACAGACCTCGACCGAGAATATGACGGAAGGCTAGTTCTACAACCCGACTATTGACAAACGGTTCATAGAACTGCTGGCGATAGAGAGGACTCAGACATAAACGACGTACAAACTCCTTCATGGAGATATCGCCATTTTTCACCTGAGATTCTAGATAAGAAATGGATTGGGAATAGGCACGAGTAATATCTCGTTCAAAGATTTGCCGATAGGCTGCCTTGACCACTTCCTGTTTTTCGGAAGAGGACAAGCCGGGCTTCATGACAAATTTTTGCCGATTCTCAGACGCATTGAAATAGATTTGAGGGAGTGTGAGTCCTTGTTGATCTAAGGTCTGGCGTTGACGGATTTTGTTTGACGGTGTGGAAGCTTTGAATTCCGCAATCACTACGTCAAAGTATTGTCCAACGATATCACTGGCTTCTGCGTCATTTTTAACATATGCTAAAGCGCCAGCTCGCATTTCCTGTAGGGCTACGAGGGTTGCAGCCGTAGAACAAGCGCCTTCAATAATTTCTCTGAGTCCTCGGACATTGACGGAGAGAATATTGGGGTCTCCAGCAACGATTGCATAAGTGATATAACGCAGGAACCAACTTAAATCCCGTAGGGATTTGGTCATATTTGCCGGCCCATAACGGGAAACGTTAATGGGACGGAATCCTGGAGGGACGGGGCCGGCGCTGGCACCGCTAAATAAAGACCCAAATCCAGAAAAGAGTCCACCACCGGATTTGCTTTCTACAAAGGTTTCTGTGCCTTGCGTGCGTTGACCTGCTCCAACGAGCATGGGTTCGGGATCGGCAGGCTTTTCCAGGAAAGCCATGGGAGAGCCACCGGTAAAGATCCGATTGGCTGCTCGTGAAACAATCAGTTCAGAATTTTTGGTGAGGACTTCGGCGATCGCCAACCGTTTGAGACCCGACTCGAAATAGGTTGAAAGTTCACCGAGTTCAGTCCGTCCTAAGAAACGGTCTTGCTGTTCAGCAACAGAAATTGTTGAAACAGCTACCGTTTGATACAGTTGCGGACGAGCAACGGAGCTTCCACCACTTGCCTTGATAGTCATGCGCTCTTCTTCGCTCCCTTTGGATGTTTACAGCAATTGCATTAATGCGTTAAACAGCTTTTGGCTATCCATGGCCAGTCCATTGGACCGATCCTTGAATAGCTATTGGTGTTTGATCTTAAGAGTAGTCTGGGTTGACTCCCCTTGTTTATTAAAAAGCGTAACGATTCACCATCATAGGCGATCCCAGTCCCCTGACTGAGAAAAAAGATAAGTTTTGTTACGTTATCAACAACTTCTAACAGCTCTAGGAGTCATCTAATCCTCTCTCACCCCGCTCTAGCCGCTCTTATCCCCCCCCCTGATGAGCAAAAATTCTCATTATCCCTGTGGCCCAAATATTGGATAATCAGATCTGGCAGAAATCACACGCTCCTCACTATGTCCGAAGCTCAAGCTATTAGTAACGCCGTCGCGAAACTGTACGATACCTATCCCTTTCCTCCAGAACCCTTCCTTGATGAACCTCCTCCGGGATACAACTGGCGCTGGAATTGGCTGACGGCTTACCAGTTCTGTACGGGACGAAAACCCCCTCGCCAAGATATCCGTATTCTGGATGCTGGATGTGGCACAGGTGTGGGTACAGAATATTTGGTTCATCTTAATCCCCAAGCCTCTGTAGTGGGCATTGATTTGAGTGCTGGAGCGATCGCCGTGGCTCAGGAGCGTTGCCAGCGATCGGGGGCTGACCGAGTGGAATTTCATCACCTCAGTTTGTACGATGTGGCCCAATTACCGGGACAGTTTCAGCTCATCAACTGTGTGGGAGTCTTACACCACCTCCCCGATCCCATTCGTGGCATTCAATCCCTAGCTTGTAAGTTAGCGCCTGGGGGAATTCTCCATATTTTTGTTTACGCCCACTTGGGACGATTTGAAATTCAACTGATGCAACAGGCGATCGCTCTGCTGCAAGGAGAACATCGTGGAGATTACCAGGATGGCGTAAAAATTGGCCGCGATCTGTTTTCCGTATTACCAGAAGATAACCGCATCGTGCGGGAAGACAAACGGCGCTGGGCCTTGGAAAATCATCAAGATGAATGTTTTGCCGATATGTACGTTCATCCCCAAGAAATTGATTACACCATCGATACTCTGTTTGAATTAATCGATGCTTCCGGATTAGCCTTTGTCGGCTTTTCCAATCCCCAGTATTGGACGATTGAACGCCTGCTTGGGCAAGCACCCAAGCTGATGAAACGGGTAGAAAATCTAAGCGAACGCCAACGCTATCGCTTGATTGAACTGCTTGATCCAGAACTGACCCACTACGAATTCTTCCTTGCTCGTCCTCCCCTAGATCGCACCGACTGGTCTGCCGATCAAAGTCTGGCCGCAGCGATTCCTGAACCCAATCCTTGTCTCCATGGATGGCCCTCCCGAAGCCTTCTCAACCCGGACTATCAACCCGTTACCCTATCCGAGGAACAATTCCAACTGCTTCAAGCCTGTAATGGGCAACAAACCGTTGCGCAGATTCTGGGCGAAACCTCACACAACCTAGAGCAGATGCGATTTCTTCTAGAGCAAAACTTGATTCTTTTAACGCCCCCAATATCGGGAGATAACCCCACAAATCTTTGAGGATAATTCCCTATTTCCTCATGCCCTCAAAGGATTAACACTTTCTTCAGAAACTGATCCCTCTCCGTGATATGATTTCCAGGGAGTCTACGAACAGACCTCTCAGGGTCACCTGAAAGAACGTTTGGCTAGATCCTCTGTGGCTCTCCTGACGGAGAAAACTCCACAGAATCCTTTTCCCGCAAAGGAATATCCCTTTTTACGCGGTGATGGGAAAACGCAGACCAACAACTCAGGTTAACCAGTCGAAGTGAACACCTCCGACGAATCTCCAAACACGGAAACGCTAACAGCAGAAGACCTGCCCCAAACCCCTCTCCCCAGTGCCTCACCGGGCGCAATGGAAGAGTATTATCAACTGCAAACTCAATTGTATGGTTGGACATTGGGAATGACAGGAGTTGCCTTTGTGTCTGTCTGGTTCTTTTATTCCCTGGGGACCGCCCTCAGTTATCTGATCGGCTCCTGTGCGGGGATAGTTTACCTCAGACTGTTGGCTAAAAACGTAGAAGGACTCGGACGAGCAAAGCAACGTCTTGGCAATACCGGTTTAGCCATTTTCATTGGCGTGATGATTGTCGCCTTCCAATGGAAACAGCTAGAAATCGTGCCCATTTTTTTGGGATTTTTAACCTACAAAGCTGCGATCATCGCTTATGTTCTCAGGACCACCTTAACTCCATAATCAGCGAGCGATCGCCCCATGGATAATCGGTAAAATCCTGTAAAAAGGCAAGCCACTTCGATCGGTACCCTAACTCTGAACCCTCTTTAATAATGGATATGCTTAACTTCCTGGACGCTTATCATAGCCTCCCGTTCGCCGAGCTTGAAGTCGGTAAGCATCTCTATTGGGAAATCGGTAATCTCAAAATTCATGGGCAAGTCATGATCACCTCCTGGTTTGTGATTGGACTGCTTGTGATTGCCTCAATCGCCGCCACTCGAAACGTCCAAAGAGTACCCAGCGGAATGCAAAACTTCATGGAGTACGCTTTGGAATTTATTCGAGACCTGGCCAAAAATGCCATGGGTGAAAAAGAATATCGACCCTGGGTTCCCTTCGTCGGTACTTTATTTTTGTTCATCTTTGTGTCAAATTGGTCAGGGGCCTTAGTTCCCTGGAAAATCATCCATTTGCCAGAAGGTGAACTAGCTGCGCCAACCAGCGATATCAATACCACGGTCGCCCTAGCTCTTTTGACCTCCCTAGCGTATTTTTACGCCGGTCTCAAAAAGCTGGGCTTAGGATACTTTGCTCACTACGTTGAGCCAGTGCCCTTCATGCTCCCCTTCAAGGTAATTGAAGACTTCACTAAGCCTCTATCCCTGAGCTTCCGTCTATTTGGTAACATTCTGGCTGATGAACTGGTGGTTGGGGTGTTAGTATTACTGGTTCCCTTGTTTATTCCCTTACCTGTGATGGCATTGGGAATATTCTTAAGTGCCATTCAAGCCCTCATCTTTGCTACCTTGGCAGCCACCTACATTGGGGAAGCTCTAGAAGATCCCCATCATGGCGAAGAAGAACATAGTTAGCCGTCAAGGGACAAGGCTCATCCCCATCCCAACAGAGAGAGAAGCTCACTCTGCCGGTCTTCGGTCTCAAGCCGAAAGAAAAAATCCTATCAAGTGTACTCAATTTAAAAAAGGAGATTGAACCCATCATGGATTCACTAATTGCTGCTGCTTCCGTTATTGCTGCTGCCCTTGCTGTTGGTTTAGCTGCTATCGGCCCTGGAATTGGACAAGGAAACGCTGCTGGTCAAGCCGTAGAAGGTATTGCCCGTCAACCCGAAGCTGAAGGAAAAATCCGAGGCACTCTCCTGCTGAGTTTGGCATTCATGGAAGCGCTAACCATCTACGGTCTGGTTGTTGCCCTCGTACTCTTGTTTGCTAACCCCTTCTCGTAAGCGATCGCGCTGACGAACAGTAGAGATAGGAACGCTTTCTATCTCTACCCTAATCTAACGAAAGCCAATCGCCGAGATTGTCAGTTCCGTTACAGATTAGACCAAACTCCCTAGAAACTCTAGGGAAACCCTGCTCTGTTAACCAAGAACAGGATAATTGTAAAACCAGAGCAAATCGTTAAAAACTGGGGACGATCGCCAATGATCGATGGGACAATACTTCTTGCAGTAGAAGCAGCGGCTGAGGAAGCAGGAGGTCTTTTTGACCTAGATGCCACTTTACCTGTAATGGCTATCCAATTCCTTATCTTAGCAGCTCTACTGAATCAGATTTTTTATAAGCCTCTCGGCAGTGCTATAGATGAACGGAGCGACTATATCCGTTCTAATTTAACCGAAGCTCGCGAACGTTTAGCCAAAGCTGAACAGCTCGCGAATCAGTATGAAGAAGAACTCGCAGGCGCTCGTAAACACTCACAATCTGTGATTGCTCAAGCTCAAGCTGAAGCCGATAAAATTGCAGCTCAGAACATGGCTCAGGCCCAGCGAGAAGCTCAAGCCAAACGCGAACGAGCCACGCAAGAAATTGATCGACAAAAACAGGAAACCCTAGGCGTTTTAGAAGGACAGGTAGACCAACTCAGTCGCCAAATCCTCGATAAACTGCTCAAAACCTGTTGATCTCCTCCTGATTGGGAGGATCTTGCTGGTTAACCTTCGATACCCACATAACATTTCGGACTTCGTTTGTGTCCCAATCCTGGGTCGGAAACGAGGAAAACCTGTAGAAAAACTGCGCTCAAATGGACTTTCCTAGCATGGGTAATTTGTGGTTGCTGGCAACAGAAGCAACAAAAGGTGGATTCGGACTCAATTTTGATGTACTTGAGACGAACCTCATTAACCTCGGTATTATTATCGGAGTGCTGGTGTACTTCGGTCGCTCGGCAGTGGGTAAGACCCTAGCCGACCGGCGCGAAGCCATTGAAAACGCCATTAAAGATGCCGAAGAGCGACAACAAAAAGCGGCATCTGCGCTCAAAGAACAAGAACAAAATCTCGCTCAGGCTCAAGCTCAAGCGGAAAAAATCCGTCAACAGGCGGTAGAGCGAGCCGCATCGGTAAAAGCCACCATCTTGGCTAAATCGGATGAAGACATCCAAAGATTACAAGAAACAGCCGCCCAAGATCTAGAAGCTGAACAAACTCGAGTGATTGCTGAACTTAGGAAACGGGTGGTTGCTTTAGCGATGCAACGGGTGGAATCCCAAATTAGAGATGAATTAAATGACGATCTTCAGCATCAACTGATCGATCGCAGCATTGCTAGGGTAGGAGGAAACTAATGGCAAATAGTTCCATGATCGGTTCGATTGTAGAACCCTATGCCCAAGCGCTAATGTCCATCGCCCAAAATCATGACCTGACTGATAAGTTTGGTGATGATGTGCGTCTAATCTTAGAAATGTGGGAGAGCAGCGAACAACTCCGCTCGTTTTTAGGTAATCCTTTAGTGAACCCCGATGCGAAAAAAGGGGTTCTCAGACAAATTACACAAGAGGGAACGGATGCTTATGTTCAACGGTTCCTCTTCCTACTGGTTGATCGCGGACGCATCCAATTTTTAGATGGCGTTTGCCAAACCTACCTGGCCCTATTGCGGAAACTGAATCAAACCGTGTTGGCCCAGGTGACCTCAGCCGTAGAACTGAGGGACGAAGAACGCACAGCGATCGCCGAACGCACTCAAGCGATGACCAACGCTAGGCATGTAGAAATCGAAACTCGTATCGATCCAGACCTCATTGGTGGCGTAATCATCCAAGTGGGATCTCAAGTGATTGATGCCAGTCTGCGAGGCCAACTGCGGCGCATTGGTTTAGCTCTGGCCTAGGGTCTCCTCCCTGGAGACTTGAGCGTCCTAAAGCTCAAAATCTGAAGTACACACAGCACCTCTTATATCCCAAAATAGACGCATATGGTAGCTATCAGACCAGACGAAATTAGCAGTATTATCCAACAACAAATTGAACAGTACGACCAAGATGTAAAAGTCTCTGAAGTCGGTACAGTTCTTCAAGTGGGTGATGGTATTGCGCGGATTTATGGCTTAGACAACGCCATGGCCGCAGAACTTGTAGAATTTGAAGACGGAACCGTTGGTATTGTCCTCAACCTGGAAGAGGACAATGTAGGGGCGGTATTGATGGGTGATGGAACCAATATCCAAGAAGGTAGTTCCGTTCGTGCTACCGGCCGGATCGCCCAAGTCCCCGTCGGTGATGCCATGATTGGCCGGGTGGTGAATCCCCTGGGTGAAGCTATCGATGGGAAAGGCGACATCAATACTAGCGAAAGTCGGTTGATTGAATCTCCCGCTCCTGGAATTATTGCCCGTCAATCGGTTTGCGAACCCCTGCAAACCGGGATTACCGCAATTGATGCGATGATTCCCGTCGGTCGCGGCCAACGGGAGCTGATTATTGGCGATCGCCAAACCGGAAAAACAACCGTTGCTATTGATACGATTATCAATCAGAAGTCCGAGGATGTAGTCTGTGTTTATGTGGCGATCGGTCAAAAAGCTTCTACGGTAGCTCAAGTCGTTGCTACCCTGGAAGAAAAGGGAGCCATGGACTACACGATCGTGGTTGCCGCTAACGCCAGTGACCCCGCCACCCTACAATATATTGCTCCCTATACTGGAGCCAGTATGGCGGAATACTTCATGTACAAAGGCAAACATACTCTCGTAATCTACGATGACTTGAGTAAGCAAGCCCAAGCCTACCGTCAAATGTCCCTGCTCTTGCGTCGTCCTCCCGGTCGTGAAGCCTATCCTGGGGATGTCTTCTATCTCCACTCCCGTCTGCTCGAGCGGGCGGCTAAACTCAATAGCGAGCTGGGTAGCGGTAGTATGACGGCTCTACCGATTATTGAAACCCAAGCTGGGGACGTTTCGGCTTACATTCCGACCAACGTAATTTCGATTACCGATGGTCAAATCTTCTTATCGGCTGACCTATTCAACTCTGGCTTACGTCCAGCAATTAACGCCGGTATCTCCGTATCCCGTGTGGGATCGGCAGCTCAAACCAAAGCGATGAAAAAAGTGGCTGGGAAGCTGAAACTGGAATTGGCTCAGTATGATGACCTGCGAGCTTTTGCACAGTTTGCGTCTGACTTAGATAAGGCAACCCAAGACCAATTGGCACGGGGACAGCGCC is a window from the Roseofilum reptotaenium CS-1145 genome containing:
- a CDS encoding F0F1 ATP synthase subunit B, whose product is MDFPSMGNLWLLATEATKGGFGLNFDVLETNLINLGIIIGVLVYFGRSAVGKTLADRREAIENAIKDAEERQQKAASALKEQEQNLAQAQAQAEKIRQQAVERAASVKATILAKSDEDIQRLQETAAQDLEAEQTRVIAELRKRVVALAMQRVESQIRDELNDDLQHQLIDRSIARVGGN
- the atpH gene encoding ATP synthase F1 subunit delta, which translates into the protein MANSSMIGSIVEPYAQALMSIAQNHDLTDKFGDDVRLILEMWESSEQLRSFLGNPLVNPDAKKGVLRQITQEGTDAYVQRFLFLLVDRGRIQFLDGVCQTYLALLRKLNQTVLAQVTSAVELRDEERTAIAERTQAMTNARHVEIETRIDPDLIGGVIIQVGSQVIDASLRGQLRRIGLALA
- the atpE gene encoding ATP synthase F0 subunit C, coding for MDSLIAAASVIAAALAVGLAAIGPGIGQGNAAGQAVEGIARQPEAEGKIRGTLLLSLAFMEALTIYGLVVALVLLFANPFS
- the atpA gene encoding F0F1 ATP synthase subunit alpha, which codes for MVAIRPDEISSIIQQQIEQYDQDVKVSEVGTVLQVGDGIARIYGLDNAMAAELVEFEDGTVGIVLNLEEDNVGAVLMGDGTNIQEGSSVRATGRIAQVPVGDAMIGRVVNPLGEAIDGKGDINTSESRLIESPAPGIIARQSVCEPLQTGITAIDAMIPVGRGQRELIIGDRQTGKTTVAIDTIINQKSEDVVCVYVAIGQKASTVAQVVATLEEKGAMDYTIVVAANASDPATLQYIAPYTGASMAEYFMYKGKHTLVIYDDLSKQAQAYRQMSLLLRRPPGREAYPGDVFYLHSRLLERAAKLNSELGSGSMTALPIIETQAGDVSAYIPTNVISITDGQIFLSADLFNSGLRPAINAGISVSRVGSAAQTKAMKKVAGKLKLELAQYDDLRAFAQFASDLDKATQDQLARGQRLQELLKQPQNSPLSVPEQVASVYAGLNGYLDDIAVEKVATFAQGLRDYLKSSKPKFGEVIQSEKKLTDEAEGLLKEAIAEYKQTFLVSA
- the atpB gene encoding F0F1 ATP synthase subunit A produces the protein MLNFLDAYHSLPFAELEVGKHLYWEIGNLKIHGQVMITSWFVIGLLVIASIAATRNVQRVPSGMQNFMEYALEFIRDLAKNAMGEKEYRPWVPFVGTLFLFIFVSNWSGALVPWKIIHLPEGELAAPTSDINTTVALALLTSLAYFYAGLKKLGLGYFAHYVEPVPFMLPFKVIEDFTKPLSLSFRLFGNILADELVVGVLVLLVPLFIPLPVMALGIFLSAIQALIFATLAATYIGEALEDPHHGEEEHS
- a CDS encoding F0F1 ATP synthase subunit B' — translated: MIDGTILLAVEAAAEEAGGLFDLDATLPVMAIQFLILAALLNQIFYKPLGSAIDERSDYIRSNLTEARERLAKAEQLANQYEEELAGARKHSQSVIAQAQAEADKIAAQNMAQAQREAQAKRERATQEIDRQKQETLGVLEGQVDQLSRQILDKLLKTC